CTAATTTGATTCAAAATAGttttatgaaaaatataacaCTTCCCAGAAAAAATGAATTAATTAATATGAAATAAATTAAAACATCAAAATACAAAGGCCTAAGAAGAAGAACAGTAATTGAACTATGATGGTTAACAAAATACAGTAATTGCGTTTCGCAGAAGCTTAGTTCAAGAAATTTCAAAACATGAGATGGAATGCACCAAAGTCCCCAAACTGGACATTATAGATTTAACAAGGGCAATAATGAATACAAATAAATATAAAAATACTTAAAGATATTATTAGATCAAAGAACAATAACATGCTTTTCATGCAAACAATGATTAGATTGGGAAGTGTCATACTTATTTTTTCTTGCATGAGAGTAACATAGTCCATACTGTTGTCTCTCCAGATATATGGAAGCACGCTTTGATACATATAGAGTGTTGGACAGATTCCAGCATCTTCCATCCACTGCAAAACCTACATGGACCAAACAAAGACAATAATTAGAGACGAGATTAAGTTCGACACCTACAAACTATCGTCCATCTTTTCCCcctgtttcatacatattttgaGTCAGATACTAATCAACTCCTAACTTAAAATGCTTGTTGTTTGCTGGAGGCAGAAGGTTGAATGAATAATTTACCATAATTCAAAATTTTCTAACAGGTCATAGCGGATGAAGGCTTCACACCAAATAACAAGACAAAAGATGTCAAACGAAAAAACAATGTATGACATTCTGATTTAAAAGAAATAATGCAGATCTTTAATACACCAACATCTTATCACAATTTAGCAAGTTGCAAATGGAATCTAGCAAATATAATCCTCTTTTTTTAAGGGGGTCTTTTATGAAGGACTCATCAACTCTTATTCAAATGAGACAGTATAGCTGCCTAGCGATAGGCCCTGTGTACCTCAACATACTTTCTCCATTTCCCCACAACTAAGAGATTTCTCAGCAGAATCGTATAAGTAGAAAGGCCCACAGTAGAGCATGAAGTCACCATCTTATAGAACAGCTGTGTGATAGAAAATCATAACAATAAGTATCATCCTTCAAAAAGTCCAAGGAGAAGCAGTAACAGGAAATGCACGACCAACAGACAAAGCACCACTACTGAAATAGTTTTTTCCACAAGTTTTATGAACAAGTCGGTGTGTTCCTCAAGCATCAAAGCATTTCACAAAAGAAACAGTGATTATTCAAAGCTAGTAAAGATGGTAATATTATTCTTCATGCACAAATCATTTATTTGGTAGAGAACAGCAATATATAGGTTATGCATGGAGGCTATATCTTGCTGTCACACATTTGGTGCCATTAAGAAACCAACACAGTAACACTGAAGGAAGATTAACATCAGACAGAAGTAGTAATTCCTCTGAAACAGGAGTCTACCGGAATTTCTGATGTTAAGATCAAATGGTTCTTAGTTTGCAGGAAAAACATTATGGTGCCAGAGCAGTTTCTGCCAGGTAACTGGGTAATGTAAATAAATGATAACAAAGTAGTTATTTCCATGACATTGTCTTAGTTGGAAATtggaaattatataaaaaaatatgttACACATGGCACCTTCTTAAGGGGAGAAATTATACCTTCATCATGCTCTCTGTCCTGCCACATTTTCCAAGAAAATTTAAAATATGGTTTAGTGTGCCACAAGAAATTGATGAGAGAGAGGAATCCAAATGTTCGATTATTTGACTTGCTGTTTTCCAGTCCCGTAGCCTGTTGCCAAGCAGTGAAAGTCCCACACTCCCACAAGTTAAATTACCAGGACTAGTAATCTTTTAAAAGAAATATAACAGAAAAATAGAACATCAAACTACTCCTTGCATCAAATATccatgaaaacaagataaaagcaTGACATGATCTAGATGATAATGGTTATTGGTGCAGAGGCTCTTTTTCTAAAACTGCAAATGCCCAACAAGTAATATAAAAGGATGTCATTGGATAACTGAACAATCATTTGAACAGAGTAAGCAAACAAATAGTTCCAGTAGCCTCAACACATCAGTTTGTTAGTTACACGATTTGTTCTAACGCAAAAGAGAGACATATTACCCATGACAATGTTTTATCCTGCTATCTCAACAAATATACGACTTTAGTTCTATTGTTTCTTATTGACGAGTAATTGTATATATTTGGCGAGGTGACACCAAAACAACAAGCAGGTACATGTGAGTATCTCAAATGGTAACACAATAAAATACAAATGGTAATTCAAAAGTTCAGCTGCATAATACTATGTACATAACAGGAGTGAAAGTTACCCACGCCTAAATATGTAGTACAACTAAACATTGTGATGCTGCACGCTGCAGCAAAATGTAGATACATTTAAGAAGTCAACATAATAGTGGAGAGTGAACACTGTTTCAATAATAATCAACCTAGTCACCAATTCAAGAGTGCACATACAACTTAAAACAGTGGATAAACATACATGGTGCAAGAAGACATTATCTCAAAATAAGCCTTTTGGTTCAATTGAATCTGTTTTTGCTTCATGAATTCCATCAACTGAAGGACCCTTTCAGGTTGACCTCCCTTATTCAATGCTTCCATGAGGGATGAACAGACAATAGCATCTGGCTGTATGTCATTACATTCCATCTCTTTGAATAGGTCCCATGCTCTCCTCCAGCTCCCTTATGAGTTATGATCCATATGGAACACAGGATTAGTTAATAATTTAAAACTATTGAAATATTTTCTCATCCTAAGAGACTCTTACCATCATCACTATAGGCTTTAATCATTGTTGTATATGTCAAAACATCAGGGAAGCAACCAGATTCTTTCATAGAATTAAAAGCAGATGCTGCTTCAGTTAGTTTTCCCTGAATTACCATTGTTAGAATACTGATTCTGTACAGTGAACCAGAGAGATAATGCCAGCAACACTTGCCTGTTTGACATATGAACAAATCACAGACGAGTAGActtccttggtcaaatgaatatTCAGGTCCATCATGTCTTCAAAAAATTGCAGAGACTCTACATACCTTCCCAATTTACAAGATCCGCTAATGAGTATATTGTAAGTCACAGCATCTGGCTTCACATTGCCTGACCTCATTGACGTGTACAACTCCAAAGCTTTCTTATAATCTCCCAAACTTAAATAGCTTCCAATGCCTGAGTTGTAAGCAACTGTATTTAGTTGGATCCCTCGAGACTTAGCTGCTGCAAGAATTATGCCAATTTTAGTTAGCTGCCTGCAGCGGCCACATGCTGTTAACAGAGTACTGATTGAAATAACATCCGGTTGAATGCCATCTTGTTCCATTTCATGCAGCAGACTAATGGCTTCCTTCAACATTCCAGCAGATCCATAAGCATCAATAAGTGCATTGTAACTGACTTTATTTGGCTTGCATGCATTCTTCCTCATTTCATTAAAGACCTCCCTAGCCCTCTCAGGTTGTGCAGATCTACCATAAGCATTAAGTAAGGAGGTATAGGAAACTATATCAGGTCTCAACCCATTTTGCTTCAGTAATTTAAAAGTCTCCAAGGCCTCTGTGTGCATACCATGTGAGGCATAACCACCCAAAAGTGCATTGTAGGATACAATATTAGGTCTGACACCTTCAGCAACCATCATATCAAAGACCGCCTTGCAATTTTCAGCTTGCCCACAAACAGAATAAGAATACATTATGCTAGTATATGTAACAACATCTGGAGGACATATTGTTCTTCTTTCCCTCATTGAGTTAAACAATTCAATAGCTTCCCCATACAGCCCAACCTTTACAAGGCAATGGATCACAATATTCATGGTGCACGTATCAGGGGCAACTTTAGAGGATTTCATAATTTCAAAATAAGCTATGGCTTTTGAATACTGAGCTCCATTCTTGAAAGCAGACAAGACAATGTTGTGCGTGATCAAATCTGGTCCTACACCATTTTCAGTCATCTTCTTACAAAGTTCTAAAGCTTTCTTCCAGTTACCAGCAGCCCCACACGCATTTATAACATTATTATACGTAGTTCGGCTAGGAGGTATCTGCAACAAAAAGTATCTTTTAAAAGAGCAAACTAAACCACCATAATGTATAATGACTAGGATTTTTTTCCAATGATGTTTATTTGTTAATGTCACTCCAGGAGCATTCAGGCAATTAGTTTTTAAGCAGTAATCCAGATCTTCATAGTAATCCTCAATGTCTATTCTGGTTTAGTGATGCCTATTCACTTTCAGCAACAACTCTCAAAATTTCATTAAAAAAATGACTGCTGCATGTATTAGGACCATGGTAGCATTTTTTTTTCTAATCAATCTATGGGACATCCTTTCAGTCACTGTTCTACAGCCAGAAAGGAAGGACAGACATATTTGGAGGCTATCTTCTAATGGACAGTATTCAGCCAAGTCGGCATATGAGAGTTTCTTCTTGGGTTCGACCCTCTTTCCTCCATGGGAGAAAATTTGGAAGTCCTGGGCACCACCTAAATGTCAGTTCTTCACATGGCTTGTTGCGCACAATAAGTGCTGGACAGCAGACCGACTTGCACGCCGTGGGCTGCCCCGCCCGGAATGCTGTCCACTTTGTgatcaagatgaagaaaccatCAACCATCTCCTGGTCGGTTGCGTCTTTGCTACGGAATTTtggtttcttttgctaagacaggTCGGTCTTCACGCCTTATCCCCACAACCTTCAGAAAACTCCTTTCTTGATTGGTGGGAAAGAACTAGTAGTGCTACTTCTGAGCTGGTGAGGTAAGGTGTTAATTCCCTAATCATTCTTGGAGCCTGGATTATCTGGAATCATCGTAATCGCTGTGTTTTTTATGGGTCGGCTCCAAGTGTTGCTGGGGCTTTAATCTTGGCTGGAGAGGAGCGTCGGCTGTGGACCTCGGCAGGGGCTCGAGGATTATCCCTCCTGTCTGCCCCCTCCCTGGTGGTTAGTCCCTGGTGCTGATTGGTGCTGTTAGGATCGGCCTCCAGTTGTTTCCTGAGGCGTGTTAGGCTGTGAGTGCGTGGTGTTGTGTTTGTGTTGGTGTGTTGGGTGTTTGGTGTAATTGTTGTTGGGTTCTTACACCCtccttcttcttaatataatgaggcGCAGATCTCCTAcgtttttcgagaaaaaaaaacatataaaaaaattaaacatAACATCAGAATTTGAGAAAACACAAGATTAGTCAGATGTTTTAAAATGGAAAGTAAGCACAACATAAAAAATGAAATCACATGCAAACTGTACCAGCAAGTACATATCTTTGATGTACATGAGATGATTTATGGCATTATAAAACTAAATTTGTAGCAAAGCTACATGCAGCACTATGTACTTTAGTAATTGCCATTAATTCATTATTGGTGTTGGTGCAGGGGTAGTACTACTTGAATTCACTTCCACGGGTATTCACACATGAAAGCATGTGCAAGTGTGCTTCTACCcctttttttctcgaatatgcaGGGGAGCTGTCAACGACTCATTTCAATTAAGAAGGTGCTTCTACCTCATTGCCCGGAAAagaagaaacaaaagaaaagaaattctCCCATGAGCATCTATCTACGAAGAATGGAGATTATGAATTTATACTGCAACAATAACTTGTTACATTCATTCACAAGGCTAGCAAGCCTCCACCTTCTAAGCATAGTGAGCAAAAAATTCAATAGTGAGTTCACAGTCTGAAAGCAATCATGAGCAATGATCAAGAAAACTCTCCAAGTTGCTCCATAGCATTAAGAAAGTACAAAGCACATCGAGACAAGTATGGAATTATGACGGAATGAATAATATAACTGTGAAGAATACTTACAGCAGCACGGTGCATATCATCCATAATGTTGATGGCCCAACGCCACTGGCCAGCTCGAGCATGAGCATGGATCAAAGAATTGTATGTATCAGTATCAGGCTTGCACCTATGGATATATTGTTAGTGTAAAGCATACCAAGAGTGAATAGATAATGGAAAGGCTACCATTTCACCAAACTAATGAAAAGACAATACAAGAACAACAGCTGCATGTAAACTATATTTTAAGCAACATATCTGATTGGTGTGATATAATAACAGTAGAAAATAAGGAGCATGGAACAGAAAAGGATATAGCTGGTAAACGAGAGGAGACAGAGGGCTGGGGTCAAGCCCTGACTTCCCTGCGCTTGGTAGAGAGAGAGGTTGGAGGGAGTAGATTAATCTTGCTTGGTGTTTCCAAAATACATCAAGGACTTATATTATATAATAGGCCTGATTACAATCGCCCCATGCACAAGCAACTATCTTATCTCTAGACAAACATAATCTCCTAACAACCAATATCTTCTTATAAACTGAATCCTCCTTGAACCAAGAGCCTAACTGAAACTGAACTAACTCTGAAACTTCACCGATTACCCTGACGCGGCTACTGCTGACTGCTTGCACCTGCGTTGGTACTGATGGCCCCACATTACAGAGTGGTTCATTATACATTGAAGAATATTACTAAATAACATAGTATTCACACAATACACCACAATCATATGTGGGGCCTACAGCAAGTATCCTATTCTGAATCAGTTCGGTGATTCAGCAGCATAGGATGGATTTTCTCTTCAATAGTGTACAATAAGGAAACGCAAAACAAATAAACGTCATGAAACTTTGCAAATGACAATCTAATACGATGAATCAGTAGAACTTCTACAGCAAACTTATTATTTGTAGTTAACTTATATGAGTCTGTGAATTCTTGTGACGGTGAAAGAAAAGAATAGGTAATTATTGTTCAAGGTGTTGAAAGTATGACATATGACCCATACCGCCATTCTTGCATCTCAAAGAACAGGCCACGCGCTTGATCAACCTGATTGTGTCTAGCATGTAACCTAATCATCATGCCATAAATGTCATTGCGAGCACAGTAGTTCTCCTGATTTTTCATCCAGCGGAACACATGTACAGCATGTTTCAAGGATCCAGAAATTGTAATTTCCTACAGGTGACACAAACTGTGTGAGTGCATTATCACTGGAACAGGCTAACTTGTAATCAGTGAAGTTATGGAGATGTTTGGTTTGCTACAAAATAAGAACCATGACTTGCAAGTGCAGAAGCTACTAAGGTGTTCTATAATACAGTCTCTAATAACATGCCCACAAAAAATATGGTGACAATTGACTATTGCGAGAACAACTAGATTTTCTGAACTGATTGAGAAAACCGTAGCTTTAGAGACATATTGATAGCGAACATCAAAGTTGTAAATGTCCATCTGAGAAATCCATAGACAAAACAAAATATCAGCAAAGTTGCCGATGCCACCTGCAAATAGACGCAAGGCTACCGTAAACTGTAGTTTAATCCTTATATAAAGAACCAAAGATAGTTGCTACAGAATACTTGCGCTATTAAGGTAAATTGATTATCTGATAGCATGTTAGCAACAAACAAAAGTGGTGATTGTAAATTTGTAATCATTGCATAGCGAAAATGATCATAATCTCAACTGAGAATGAACTTGTTACCATCAATACCAACTAGAACTCaacactaagggcctgtttggatccttcgaattgaattcattctaataattataatttaggcacaaattaattaagctaataggGTTGTAtatgtaatatatttgtatattattgttagccATACAAGGGAGATACTTCTATGTAGCATTTCAACTATAGGGAAGCAAGTTGAAGACCGTGCTATAAGTTAGAGAGTAGAAACATAGCATGATGATCTAGAGAATCAAATTCCAtttcccaccctatgaatttgagataggcatATATGTGAACTTGGAAAAGTTGTGGAATGCCAAATTCCAAACCAAAGCTTAATTTATTGAGTAGATtccaattcctccaaaatgaaaggatccaaacggcccctaagTGAAATAGATGCTGCACTATAAGTTCACCGCGTACTGCTCCTCTCAAGTATTTGCCCATTTGAATGCCACACTACTGGCCAATAGTAGCATCAGCACCAACAGTCATTTCGTCGAACATGTATCGGTATAGCAAGCAGGCGTGCAGAAAAAAGGGAGAGTATAGGGCTTTACGCGGATGAGCAACGGGAAATTGCGGCGTGCGAAGCGACCGGCCCAGCAGTTGAGCACGGCGTCGACGGCGTGCGCGTCGTTAGGAGGCAGCGCGAGCACGCGCGCGGCGACCTCGGACACCTTCCAGTCCCGCTGCCACCGGTTGCCCTCCAAGCGGAGGCGGTGCCGCGCAGGGAGCGACGCGGCGCGGACGCCGTCCACCTCGGTGCGGACCCAGCGACGGCCGCGGTCGAGGTCGACAGACACGGCAGGCCGACGCTCCGCCCACGGCGGCGGAccgggcgcgcgcggaggaggccgccgcgccagcgcgcggACGACGCGCGGGGGCGCGTCGGGGTTCAgcgacggcggaggcgggggTGCGGAAGACATCGCCGCGGCGCGGCGGCTTTAGCgttgcggatggatgtgtgggcGAGGCGTTTCCGGACTGCGTCATGTGATTTGACAAGTCCGTAAGATTAAAATTCGCTGGCCTTCGCTTTTCTTTTACCTTCAATCTTCTTCTACCTTAAGACAATCACAAGATGACAAATTCTTAGATCATAGATCacataaaataatttttttctaagaAAAGACAAATCACAGATCCACCGTCGTCACCGCTCCAGGTCGCGGTCGCTGCAAGTAGCCACTGCTGACACCCAGGCTGCTCGCCTCCGCcttatgacaagagagcaacaagtcttccaagcgtccatacctaagtatgtgctcagaataataagtatatgacttgcctagagtcttatgtaacggccgatccttaaccgacacacacaggaaaagcagtgtaaccaagctatgccccgcagctgtgggacacaacctcttacacccaccaatacccaaccatatccctgcccgtcACCATTTGTCAttttcaccatttatattttctaagtgataataatacagtaatatatttcctatatctcgcaagtgataggtaatcactcgacttctattggagtcatgtagcatagcaatctacatgatcctgtcatactaggaagactcataggatatatatatatatatatatatatatatatatatatatatatatatatatatatatatatatatatatatatatatatatatatatatatatatatatataaaagtgggtttcattcaactccttaaaacttaatgcacgaaTATAATTTAAattacagaaaagtaggggttatgcaccgggtctTACCtgtgtaagatataaccaaaaatcagatcatccacatcatctgaatGGAAAGCCTATTGCATCATCTCCAGATTCCcactcatccttcacttgatctattgatccatcatcgtacctatatgatatgcaatgcgatgcaatgtaagaagtaattaatcaactacaatCGTGATTCGTataaatacgatttacgcctctcaagttaacgagatagttctaacgacgatcgtacttaggctacatatcaaataagatgttttccaacaaatg
Above is a genomic segment from Miscanthus floridulus cultivar M001 chromosome 3, ASM1932011v1, whole genome shotgun sequence containing:
- the LOC136542490 gene encoding pentatricopeptide repeat-containing protein At2g41720-like isoform X2, with protein sequence MKNQENYCARNDIYGMMIRLHARHNQVDQARGLFFEMQEWRCKPDTDTYNSLIHAHARAGQWRWAINIMDDMHRAAIPPSRTTYNNVINACGAAGNWKKALELCKKMTENGVGPDLITHNIVLSAFKNGAQYSKAIAYFEIMKSSKVAPDTCTMNIVIHCLVKVGLYGEAIELFNSMRERRTICPPDVVTYTSIMYSYSVCGQAENCKAVFDMMVAEGVRPNIVSYNALLGGYASHGMHTEALETFKLLKQNGLRPDIVSYTSLLNAYGRSAQPERAREVFNEMRKNACKPNKVSYNALIDAYGSAGMLKEAISLLHEMEQDGIQPDVISISTLLTACGRCRQLTKIGIILAAAKSRGIQLNTVAYNSGIGSYLSLGDYKKALELYTSMRSGNVKPDAVTYNILISGSCKLGRYVESLQFFEDMMDLNIHLTKEVYSSVICSYVKQGKLTEAASAFNSMKESGCFPDVLTYTTMIKAYSDDGSWRRAWDLFKEMECNDIQPDAIVCSSLMEALNKGGQPERVLQLMEFMKQKQIQLNQKAYFEIMSSCTMLRDWKTASQIIEHLDSSLSSISCGTLNHILNFLGKCGRTESMMKLFYKMVTSCSTVGLSTYTILLRNLLVVGKWRKYVEVLQWMEDAGICPTLYMYQSVLPYIWRDNSMDYVTLMQEKINALREKVT
- the LOC136542490 gene encoding pentatricopeptide repeat-containing protein At2g41720-like isoform X1; this encodes MSSAPPPPPSLNPDAPPRVVRALARRPPPRAPGPPPWAERRPAVSVDLDRGRRWVRTEVDGVRAASLPARHRLRLEGNRWQRDWKVSEVAARVLALPPNDAHAVDAVLNCWAGRFARRNFPLLIREITISGSLKHAVHVFRWMKNQENYCARNDIYGMMIRLHARHNQVDQARGLFFEMQEWRCKPDTDTYNSLIHAHARAGQWRWAINIMDDMHRAAIPPSRTTYNNVINACGAAGNWKKALELCKKMTENGVGPDLITHNIVLSAFKNGAQYSKAIAYFEIMKSSKVAPDTCTMNIVIHCLVKVGLYGEAIELFNSMRERRTICPPDVVTYTSIMYSYSVCGQAENCKAVFDMMVAEGVRPNIVSYNALLGGYASHGMHTEALETFKLLKQNGLRPDIVSYTSLLNAYGRSAQPERAREVFNEMRKNACKPNKVSYNALIDAYGSAGMLKEAISLLHEMEQDGIQPDVISISTLLTACGRCRQLTKIGIILAAAKSRGIQLNTVAYNSGIGSYLSLGDYKKALELYTSMRSGNVKPDAVTYNILISGSCKLGRYVESLQFFEDMMDLNIHLTKEVYSSVICSYVKQGKLTEAASAFNSMKESGCFPDVLTYTTMIKAYSDDGSWRRAWDLFKEMECNDIQPDAIVCSSLMEALNKGGQPERVLQLMEFMKQKQIQLNQKAYFEIMSSCTMLRDWKTASQIIEHLDSSLSSISCGTLNHILNFLGKCGRTESMMKLFYKMVTSCSTVGLSTYTILLRNLLVVGKWRKYVEVLQWMEDAGICPTLYMYQSVLPYIWRDNSMDYVTLMQEKINALREKVT